A stretch of Sulfurimonas autotrophica DSM 16294 DNA encodes these proteins:
- the glmS gene encoding glutamine--fructose-6-phosphate transaminase (isomerizing) translates to MCGIVGYIGKKNTKEILLDGLKELEYRGYDSAGIAILSDGEFSSFKSVGKLVNLEEKTKDFVTDKFAVGIGHTRWATHGKPTELNAHPHVGHNSYVVHNGIIENYAELKKALLDEGVVFLSQTDTEVIVHQFEKNLQYADNAFEAFKKTISELKGAYAILLVTKNEDEKIFFAKNGSPMLVGINEENEKYFASSDTPLIGQCSEVNYFEDGDYGYVTKEAIVIYDKEGHTKKPHFTKLSTNKLSAQKDGYRFFMEKEIYEQSAVIADTLLGRLSENEVLFDELEDGFFDGINEIKLCACGTSYHSALAASYMFERYSQVKTSVEVASEFRYRSPIMSKDTLFIVISQSGETADTLETLKMAKKAGLKTLVICNVDNSSMVRIADTSILTRAGIEKGVASTKAFATQVTVFWMLSLHVARIRKSLDESEIEKQIKFLRNIPASVSVSDVMHERIKRLSKRYLHGHGFFFIGRDVFFPLALEGALKLKEISYLHAEGYPSGEMKHGPIALADPELFTIALLPQHMLYEKSKSNVEELSARDSTICAISPLEFDKADDFIQTKEHEHYMLEFFEMMVVVQLLSLEISIRLGNDVDMPRNLAKSVTVE, encoded by the coding sequence ATGTGTGGAATTGTTGGATATATAGGTAAAAAAAATACAAAAGAAATTTTATTAGACGGCCTTAAAGAACTGGAATACAGAGGCTACGATTCTGCCGGAATTGCCATACTCAGTGATGGCGAATTTTCCAGTTTTAAATCTGTGGGGAAACTTGTTAACCTTGAAGAAAAGACCAAAGATTTTGTTACAGATAAATTTGCCGTAGGTATCGGTCATACACGCTGGGCAACACATGGTAAGCCTACTGAACTCAATGCTCACCCACATGTAGGGCACAACTCTTATGTTGTGCACAACGGCATTATAGAAAACTATGCAGAGTTAAAAAAAGCTTTACTTGATGAAGGTGTAGTCTTTTTAAGCCAGACAGATACAGAAGTCATCGTACATCAATTTGAAAAAAACCTACAGTATGCAGACAACGCTTTTGAAGCCTTTAAAAAAACAATTTCCGAGCTAAAAGGTGCATATGCCATACTTCTTGTAACAAAAAACGAAGATGAGAAAATCTTTTTTGCCAAAAACGGTTCACCTATGCTTGTAGGCATCAATGAAGAGAATGAAAAATATTTTGCTTCATCAGACACACCGCTTATTGGACAATGCAGTGAAGTCAATTACTTTGAAGATGGTGATTATGGCTATGTAACTAAAGAAGCAATCGTTATATATGATAAAGAGGGACATACAAAAAAGCCGCACTTCACAAAACTCTCTACAAATAAACTCTCAGCACAAAAAGACGGCTACAGATTTTTTATGGAAAAAGAGATATACGAGCAAAGCGCAGTTATTGCTGATACGCTGCTTGGACGTTTGAGTGAAAATGAAGTACTCTTTGATGAACTTGAAGATGGCTTTTTTGACGGCATTAATGAAATAAAACTTTGTGCCTGCGGTACTTCTTATCATTCAGCCCTTGCCGCTTCTTATATGTTTGAGCGTTACTCGCAAGTAAAAACTTCTGTTGAAGTTGCTTCAGAATTTCGTTATCGCTCTCCTATTATGAGTAAAGATACGCTCTTTATTGTTATTTCACAAAGTGGAGAGACTGCCGACACCTTAGAAACACTAAAAATGGCTAAAAAAGCAGGGCTTAAAACGCTTGTTATATGTAATGTAGACAACTCATCCATGGTTCGCATCGCCGACACTTCTATACTTACACGTGCGGGCATAGAAAAAGGAGTGGCTTCAACAAAAGCTTTTGCTACACAGGTTACCGTTTTTTGGATGCTCTCTTTACATGTAGCCCGGATAAGAAAATCACTCGATGAGAGTGAGATAGAAAAACAGATAAAATTCTTGCGTAATATTCCAGCCAGTGTAAGTGTCAGTGATGTAATGCATGAGAGGATTAAAAGACTCTCAAAGCGTTATCTGCACGGACATGGTTTTTTCTTTATCGGCAGAGATGTTTTCTTTCCACTGGCACTGGAAGGTGCACTCAAACTCAAAGAAATTTCTTATCTGCATGCAGAAGGTTACCCAAGTGGAGAGATGAAACACGGTCCAATTGCTTTGGCTGACCCGGAACTTTTTACCATCGCACTGCTTCCCCAGCATATGCTATATGAAAAGTCAAAAAGCAATGTCGAAGAGCTCAGTGCAAGAGACTCGACGATTTGTGCCATCAGTCCTTTGGAATTTGACAAAGCAGATGACTTTATACAAACAAAAGAGCATGAACATTATATGCTTGAATTTTTTGAGATGATGGTCGTTGTACAACTATTATCATTAGAAATTTCTATACGTCTTGGAAATGATGTTGATATGCCGAGAAACCTTGCAAAAAGTGTAACCGTAGAGTAA
- a CDS encoding GGDEF domain-containing protein: MQTKSKLLLFVALMLLGLGIATIINISLNFREYSIKSATQKATMAAAIVKDGLTAHMVNGIMDKRGYFLNQISSNNDKIKNLWIVRSDKVIEQYGDGFNSETVRDDIDKEVLKTGKTVQKITESTENSMLRITIPYKATVNNGPNCLSCHNVNRGDTLGAVSMEFDITNMRNAGMFTILKILALNLVFIIVVLFLINYYITPYMKLFSNMQKGIRKAYKGDFSHEFTTSVKGDAKNIIDQLNTLFRKMQETFGDIKYNLATFIPQGCVSSTDPLQEAKTIIGELSDIYKFKKTIEHDPTKEVVYQRVVDVLCNKYELSHFAFYEIDTLKATRKLIYISHGKSVCKDEVDADASLCRAHRTNTTVISSEFVNLCRECNCEGLEYICIPFTINDENSLVLSITAKDRNELNKINAFVKSIENYLEAAKPVIESKILMSKLRDTSLRDAMTGLYNRRFLEEFIDTFASQAKRENTTYSVMMLDVDFFKKVNDTYGHDIGDKVIAKIGEVLHNSIRESDLAIRYGGEEFVVLLHNATDEGTQKIASKIHSEFAKLTFDVGNGKTIQKTMSIGIAKFPRDGDSIWKCIKYADTALYVAKTTGRNKIVEYTPEMLEDEHLR, translated from the coding sequence ATGCAAACTAAATCGAAACTCTTACTCTTTGTTGCGCTAATGCTTCTAGGTCTTGGCATTGCCACAATTATAAACATCTCTTTAAACTTTAGAGAGTACAGTATAAAAAGTGCCACACAAAAAGCCACAATGGCCGCAGCAATCGTTAAAGACGGATTAACGGCGCATATGGTGAACGGTATCATGGATAAAAGGGGTTATTTTCTCAACCAAATCAGCTCCAATAATGACAAAATTAAAAACTTATGGATTGTACGTTCAGACAAAGTTATAGAGCAATACGGCGATGGTTTTAACAGTGAGACGGTACGGGATGATATAGATAAAGAAGTTTTAAAAACAGGCAAGACGGTTCAAAAAATCACCGAATCTACTGAAAACTCAATGCTGAGAATTACAATTCCGTATAAAGCAACTGTTAACAACGGTCCCAACTGTTTATCATGTCATAATGTAAATCGCGGCGATACGCTCGGTGCAGTCAGTATGGAATTTGATATAACAAATATGCGCAACGCCGGAATGTTTACTATACTGAAAATTCTTGCACTCAATCTTGTATTTATCATCGTTGTTTTATTTCTTATAAACTACTATATTACACCGTACATGAAACTTTTCTCCAATATGCAAAAAGGTATAAGAAAAGCCTATAAAGGAGACTTTTCACATGAGTTTACAACAAGCGTCAAAGGTGATGCAAAAAATATTATAGACCAGCTCAATACTCTGTTTAGAAAAATGCAAGAAACATTCGGCGACATAAAATACAATCTTGCAACTTTTATTCCTCAAGGCTGTGTCTCTTCAACTGACCCGCTTCAAGAAGCAAAAACAATTATCGGCGAGCTCTCAGATATATACAAATTTAAAAAGACAATTGAACATGATCCTACAAAAGAGGTAGTATATCAAAGAGTTGTAGATGTACTGTGTAATAAATATGAACTCTCACATTTTGCATTTTATGAAATAGATACACTTAAAGCAACAAGAAAACTGATTTATATTTCACATGGAAAAAGTGTTTGTAAAGATGAAGTAGATGCAGATGCTTCACTTTGTAGAGCACATAGAACAAATACAACGGTAATTTCCAGTGAATTTGTTAATTTATGCCGAGAGTGCAATTGTGAAGGACTGGAATATATATGTATCCCTTTTACTATTAATGATGAAAATTCTCTAGTTCTTTCTATTACTGCCAAAGACAGAAATGAGTTGAATAAAATCAATGCCTTTGTCAAAAGTATAGAAAATTACCTTGAAGCTGCCAAACCGGTAATAGAGAGTAAAATCCTAATGTCTAAACTGCGAGACACTTCACTCAGAGATGCAATGACAGGACTTTATAACAGAAGATTTTTAGAAGAGTTTATAGATACTTTTGCAAGTCAAGCAAAACGTGAGAATACAACATACAGTGTAATGATGCTTGATGTTGATTTCTTTAAAAAAGTTAATGACACCTATGGTCATGATATAGGAGATAAAGTCATTGCTAAAATAGGCGAAGTACTTCATAACAGTATCAGAGAGTCTGATTTGGCTATTCGTTATGGTGGAGAAGAGTTCGTTGTATTATTACACAATGCTACAGATGAGGGAACACAAAAGATAGCTTCAAAAATACACTCTGAATTTGCAAAACTGACATTTGATGTGGGCAACGGCAAAACTATACAAAAAACTATGAGTATTGGTATAGCAAAATTCCCTAGAGACGGTGACAGTATTTGGAAATGTATTAAGTATGCAGACACTGCATTATATGTGGCAAAAACTACAGGTAGAAATAAAATTGTTGAATATACGCCAGAAATGTTAGAGGATGAACATTTAAGATAG
- a CDS encoding Mrp/NBP35 family ATP-binding protein: protein MTEEIVKSALSKVMYPGFTKDIVTFGFVKDIVVNGNDTSFTVEITSSAPEVAQQIKDEATEALKSAGAANVTVNVKAPQMPRESSSHGKNIAPQVKNFLMVSSGKGGVGKSTTSVNIAIALAAQGKKVGLLDADIYGPNVPRMMGVSDVKPEVNGNKVLPIKAYGIEMMSMGSLMEDGQSLIWRGAMIMKAIEQFLRDILWSELDVLVIDMPPGTGDAQLTLAQSVPVTAGLTVTTPQGVSLDDSRRSLDMFKKLNIPIAGIIENMSGFIAPDTGVEYDIFGKGTSTPMAKEFDTQIIAEIPIEPSIRTGGDEGKPITFVDPSSESAKRYMKAAESIWNTIEEINANGGVDNQSVQPTTPPGVSACSTGGASASKEQSGGGCGCS, encoded by the coding sequence ATGACTGAAGAAATCGTAAAATCAGCACTGTCTAAAGTTATGTATCCCGGTTTTACCAAAGATATCGTAACTTTTGGTTTTGTAAAAGATATAGTTGTTAATGGTAATGATACTAGTTTCACTGTTGAAATTACATCATCAGCACCAGAAGTTGCACAACAAATTAAAGATGAAGCAACAGAAGCTTTAAAATCAGCAGGAGCAGCAAATGTTACTGTAAATGTAAAAGCACCGCAAATGCCGAGAGAGAGTTCATCTCATGGTAAAAATATTGCTCCGCAAGTAAAAAACTTTTTAATGGTAAGTTCTGGTAAGGGTGGGGTTGGAAAATCTACAACATCTGTAAATATTGCTATAGCTTTAGCTGCACAAGGGAAAAAAGTAGGTCTTTTAGACGCTGATATTTATGGACCGAATGTTCCTCGTATGATGGGTGTTTCTGATGTGAAACCGGAAGTAAACGGAAATAAAGTACTTCCAATAAAAGCATATGGTATTGAGATGATGTCTATGGGTTCACTGATGGAAGATGGTCAATCATTAATCTGGCGTGGTGCTATGATTATGAAAGCGATTGAGCAGTTCTTACGTGATATTTTATGGTCAGAATTAGATGTTTTAGTTATTGATATGCCACCGGGAACAGGTGATGCACAGTTAACACTTGCACAAAGTGTTCCTGTAACTGCAGGTCTTACTGTAACAACACCACAGGGTGTATCATTGGATGATTCTCGTCGTTCATTAGATATGTTTAAAAAATTAAATATTCCAATTGCCGGAATTATTGAAAATATGAGCGGTTTTATCGCTCCAGATACTGGTGTTGAGTATGATATATTTGGTAAAGGAACATCTACACCAATGGCAAAAGAATTTGATACTCAAATAATTGCTGAGATTCCAATCGAGCCAAGTATTCGCACAGGCGGAGATGAAGGAAAACCTATTACTTTCGTAGATCCGTCTTCAGAGAGCGCAAAAAGATATATGAAGGCTGCTGAGTCTATCTGGAATACTATTGAAGAGATAAATGCAAACGGCGGAGTAGATAATCAGTCTGTTCAACCGACAACACCTCCTGGTGTAAGCGCATGTTCAACCGGTGGAGCTTCTGCATCAAAAGAGCAAAGTGGCGGCGGGTGCGGCTGCAGTTAG